Proteins from a single region of Synchiropus splendidus isolate RoL2022-P1 chromosome 3, RoL_Sspl_1.0, whole genome shotgun sequence:
- the LOC128756512 gene encoding uncharacterized protein LOC128756512 isoform X1, giving the protein MDSNPMNSDTTSLTTEGRLKEEVMSAPEEEIPELMETESEEGHFDSSPQCHDRQTMEGRGEEQQDEVPMDVDVNTDQGGHGGAGVSTVDHSADVNATLMTPQPPGDEETASCQDDQGGDIPNSTKDFALLQGHQLDNWTSGAEQPGTEHGQKNEPDAETHAEERTEGYDSGETEEKHEDSGAAEVDVNTGARDLNEPAAWSLTSTCIHKREDCWTEDASAENRGRAVVLGEAGLVKADGDEKFETALQITHSEAGEASMSKKLDPSGEVGNTGEKISEENEGGVLHEKEVPTTIDSRTEEMKTPVTRIDVKDHEAEMKLQESSGTPTRSQSSVTTHHPSSLLTQQPFGHKALLEEEPAGDSSIVAQAGSVVTSLTNHEFASVEGRDENVQRNAPHDAIKTQSDQMRETAVKVNEAEETLMQTRGQRTEEKDQAEPTFMIPGLSLQQEKEQHDETSLLGGGRKRKKHPRDSYEAEDQVRTAEPQTHYGLRNQGATCYLNSVLQLLVMTPELRPRLDSEREFDQELQKLFENLEHRVCETRNITRLLGIQSVFQQRDVAECLDDIFQRLSPQASELFRATWRNSTRCLRQHDITNEDLQCWSLTLPLICDENGGYNVKESVRMFLKPKSLSANNKVFCPTCCEKTEATRECELLEAPENLIVLLLRFEFNPDSWFYIKSQCDVLVPTELKMEDCDYTLCGMVDHTGGLRGGHYTTTAGSSQNQTWYQFNDSCVTEVSNPCESKESIRSKHAYLLKYRATSAPQSNSIAIKVPKVDRSIQTSDEGLLKMMILPVVFIGLLLVFIFCGSSMCCKTCL; this is encoded by the exons ATGGACAGCAATCCAATGAACAGTGACACCACAAGTCTGACCACAGAAGGACGGCTGAAAGAGGAAGTCATGAGTGCTCCAGAGGAAGAAATACCTGAGCTGATGGAAACTGAATCAGAGGAAGGGCATTTTGATTCGTCTCCACAGTGTCATGATAGGCAGACGATGGAGGGAAGAG GAGAGGAACAACAAGATGAAGTACCCATGGACGTTGATGTGAACACAGATCAAGGTGGACATGGTGGAGCTGGTGTCTCGACTGTGGATCATAGTGCAGATGTCAATGCCACTCTGATGACTCCACAACCACCAGGAGATGAAGAGACGGCATCATGCCAGGACGACCAAGGAG GTGACATTCCAAACAGCACGAAAGATTTTGCCCTTCTGCAAGGTCATCAGTTGGACAACTGGACTTCAGGAGCAGAGCAGCCTGGCACAGAACACGGACAGAAGAACGAGCCAGACGCAGAAACACATGCTGAAGAGAGAACAGAAGGCTATGACagtggagagacagaagagaaacatgaagatagtggagctgcagaggtggacgtgaacactggagcaagAGATTTAAATGAACCAGCAGCTTGGTCACTGACATCTACCTGCATCCACAAGAGAGAAGACTGCTGGACGGAGGATGCCAGTGCAGAAAACAGAGGCAGGGCTGTGGTGTTGGGAGAAGCTGGTCTGGTGAAGGCCGATGGCGATGAGAAGTTTGAGACAGCACTCCAGATCACCcacagtgaagctggagaggcAAGCATGTCTAAAAAGCTCGATCCGTCAGGCGAAGTGGGAAACACCGGTGAGAAGATCTCAGAAGAGAATGAAGGAG GGGTGTTGCATGAGAAAGAGGTTCCCACCACGATAGACAGCAGGACTGAAGAGATGAAGACTCCAGTGACACGTATCGATGTAAAGGATCATGAGGCAGAGATGAAATTACAAGAGAGCAGTGGGACACCGACCAGATCCCAGtcatctgtgaccacacatcaTCCAAGTTCCCTCCTAACCCAACAACCATTCGGACACAAGGCTCTCCTGGAGGAGGAACCTGCAG GTGACAGCAGTATTGTGGCCCAGGCTGGGAGTGTTGTCACCAGTTTGACCAATCACGAGTTTGCTTCTGTGGAAGGGAGAGATGAGAATGTTCAGAGGAACGCACCACATGATGCGATCAAGACACAGAGCGATCAAATGAGGGAAACAGCTGTGAAAGTCAATGAAGCTGAAGAGACACTGATGCAAACTAGGGGACAGAGAACTGAGGAGAAAGACCAAGCAG AACCCACATTCATGATTCCAGGACTCTCcctgcagcaggagaaggagcagcatGATGAGACTTCACTgctgggaggaggaagaaagagaaagaaacatCCACGTGACTCATACGAAGCAGAGGATCAAGTCAGAA CTGCTGAGCCACAAACACACTATGGTCTGAGGAACCAAGGAGCCACATGTTACCTGAACagtgtcctccagctccttgtcATGACACCCGAACTCAGACCAAG GCTGGATTCTGAGAGAGAGTTTGACCAAGAGCTCCAAAAACTCTTTGAGAACCTTGAGCACAGGGTATGTGAGACAAGGAACATCACCAGGCTTTTGGGAATTCAAAGTG tgTTTCAGCAGCGTGATGTGGCTGAATGCCTGGACGATATTTTCCAACGACTGAGCCCACAAGCCTCTGAG CTCTTCAGAGCAACTTGGAGAAACTCGACAAGATGCCTCAGGCAGCATGACATCACCAATGAGGACCTCCAGTGTTGGTCTTTGACTCTCCCACTGATATGTGATGAAAACGGCGGATACAATGTG AAGGAAAGTGTGAGGATGTTCTTGAAGCCAAAGTCTCTGAGCGCAAACAACAAGGTGTTCTGCCCCACATGCTGTGAGAAAACAGAAGCGACACGA GAGTGTGAGCTGCTGGAAGCTCCAGAGAACTTGATAGTGCTTCTACTCAGATTTGAGTTTAATCCTGACTCCTGGTTCTACATCAAATCCCAATGTGATGTGCTTGTTCCCACTGAATTGAAGATGGAG GACTGCGACTACACACTGTGTGGGATGGTGGATCACACAGGGGGTCTGCGGGGAGGGCATTACACCACCACGGCCGGGTCCAGTCAAAACCAGACCTGGTATCAGTTCAATGACTCGTGTGTCACAGAG GTTTCAAATCCTTGTGAGTCAAAAGAGAGCATCAG ATCCAAACATGCCTACCTTCTGAAGTACCGAG CGACATCAGCTCCACAGAGCAACAGCATTGCCATCAAGG TGCCAAAGGTCGACCGCTCCATTCAGACCAGTGATGAAGGCCTGTTAAAG atGATGATTCTTCCAGTTGTTTTCATTGGATTGCTCCTGGTGTTCATTTTTTGTGGCAGTTCCATGTGCTGTAAAACTTGTCTTTAA
- the LOC128756512 gene encoding uncharacterized protein LOC128756512 isoform X4, giving the protein MDSNPMNSDTTSLTTEGRLKEEVMSAPEEEIPELMETESEEGHFDSSPQCHDRQTMEGRGEEQQDEVPMDVDVNTDQGGHGGAGVSTVDHSADVNATLMTPQPPGDEETASCQDDQGGDIPNSTKDFALLQGHQLDNWTSGAEQPGTEHGQKNEPDAETHAEERTEGYDSGETEEKHEDSGAAEVDVNTGARDLNEPAAWSLTSTCIHKREDCWTEDASAENRGRAVVLGEAGLVKADGDEKFETALQITHSEAGEASMSKKLDPSGEVGNTGEKISEENEGGVLHEKEVPTTIDSRTEEMKTPVTRIDVKDHEAEMKLQESSGTPTRSQSSVTTHHPSSLLTQQPFGHKALLEEEPAGRDENVQRNAPHDAIKTQSDQMRETAVKVNEAEETLMQTRGQRTEEKDQAEPTFMIPGLSLQQEKEQHDETSLLGGGRKRKKHPRDSYEAEDQVRTAEPQTHYGLRNQGATCYLNSVLQLLVMTPELRPRLDSEREFDQELQKLFENLEHRVCETRNITRLLGIQSVFQQRDVAECLDDIFQRLSPQASELFRATWRNSTRCLRQHDITNEDLQCWSLTLPLICDENGGYNVKESVRMFLKPKSLSANNKVFCPTCCEKTEATRECELLEAPENLIVLLLRFEFNPDSWFYIKSQCDVLVPTELKMEDCDYTLCGMVDHTGGLRGGHYTTTAGSSQNQTWYQFNDSCVTEVSNPCESKESIRSKHAYLLKYRATSAPQSNSIAIKVPKVDRSIQTSDEGLLKMMILPVVFIGLLLVFIFCGSSMCCKTCL; this is encoded by the exons ATGGACAGCAATCCAATGAACAGTGACACCACAAGTCTGACCACAGAAGGACGGCTGAAAGAGGAAGTCATGAGTGCTCCAGAGGAAGAAATACCTGAGCTGATGGAAACTGAATCAGAGGAAGGGCATTTTGATTCGTCTCCACAGTGTCATGATAGGCAGACGATGGAGGGAAGAG GAGAGGAACAACAAGATGAAGTACCCATGGACGTTGATGTGAACACAGATCAAGGTGGACATGGTGGAGCTGGTGTCTCGACTGTGGATCATAGTGCAGATGTCAATGCCACTCTGATGACTCCACAACCACCAGGAGATGAAGAGACGGCATCATGCCAGGACGACCAAGGAG GTGACATTCCAAACAGCACGAAAGATTTTGCCCTTCTGCAAGGTCATCAGTTGGACAACTGGACTTCAGGAGCAGAGCAGCCTGGCACAGAACACGGACAGAAGAACGAGCCAGACGCAGAAACACATGCTGAAGAGAGAACAGAAGGCTATGACagtggagagacagaagagaaacatgaagatagtggagctgcagaggtggacgtgaacactggagcaagAGATTTAAATGAACCAGCAGCTTGGTCACTGACATCTACCTGCATCCACAAGAGAGAAGACTGCTGGACGGAGGATGCCAGTGCAGAAAACAGAGGCAGGGCTGTGGTGTTGGGAGAAGCTGGTCTGGTGAAGGCCGATGGCGATGAGAAGTTTGAGACAGCACTCCAGATCACCcacagtgaagctggagaggcAAGCATGTCTAAAAAGCTCGATCCGTCAGGCGAAGTGGGAAACACCGGTGAGAAGATCTCAGAAGAGAATGAAGGAG GGGTGTTGCATGAGAAAGAGGTTCCCACCACGATAGACAGCAGGACTGAAGAGATGAAGACTCCAGTGACACGTATCGATGTAAAGGATCATGAGGCAGAGATGAAATTACAAGAGAGCAGTGGGACACCGACCAGATCCCAGtcatctgtgaccacacatcaTCCAAGTTCCCTCCTAACCCAACAACCATTCGGACACAAGGCTCTCCTGGAGGAGGAACCTGCAG GGAGAGATGAGAATGTTCAGAGGAACGCACCACATGATGCGATCAAGACACAGAGCGATCAAATGAGGGAAACAGCTGTGAAAGTCAATGAAGCTGAAGAGACACTGATGCAAACTAGGGGACAGAGAACTGAGGAGAAAGACCAAGCAG AACCCACATTCATGATTCCAGGACTCTCcctgcagcaggagaaggagcagcatGATGAGACTTCACTgctgggaggaggaagaaagagaaagaaacatCCACGTGACTCATACGAAGCAGAGGATCAAGTCAGAA CTGCTGAGCCACAAACACACTATGGTCTGAGGAACCAAGGAGCCACATGTTACCTGAACagtgtcctccagctccttgtcATGACACCCGAACTCAGACCAAG GCTGGATTCTGAGAGAGAGTTTGACCAAGAGCTCCAAAAACTCTTTGAGAACCTTGAGCACAGGGTATGTGAGACAAGGAACATCACCAGGCTTTTGGGAATTCAAAGTG tgTTTCAGCAGCGTGATGTGGCTGAATGCCTGGACGATATTTTCCAACGACTGAGCCCACAAGCCTCTGAG CTCTTCAGAGCAACTTGGAGAAACTCGACAAGATGCCTCAGGCAGCATGACATCACCAATGAGGACCTCCAGTGTTGGTCTTTGACTCTCCCACTGATATGTGATGAAAACGGCGGATACAATGTG AAGGAAAGTGTGAGGATGTTCTTGAAGCCAAAGTCTCTGAGCGCAAACAACAAGGTGTTCTGCCCCACATGCTGTGAGAAAACAGAAGCGACACGA GAGTGTGAGCTGCTGGAAGCTCCAGAGAACTTGATAGTGCTTCTACTCAGATTTGAGTTTAATCCTGACTCCTGGTTCTACATCAAATCCCAATGTGATGTGCTTGTTCCCACTGAATTGAAGATGGAG GACTGCGACTACACACTGTGTGGGATGGTGGATCACACAGGGGGTCTGCGGGGAGGGCATTACACCACCACGGCCGGGTCCAGTCAAAACCAGACCTGGTATCAGTTCAATGACTCGTGTGTCACAGAG GTTTCAAATCCTTGTGAGTCAAAAGAGAGCATCAG ATCCAAACATGCCTACCTTCTGAAGTACCGAG CGACATCAGCTCCACAGAGCAACAGCATTGCCATCAAGG TGCCAAAGGTCGACCGCTCCATTCAGACCAGTGATGAAGGCCTGTTAAAG atGATGATTCTTCCAGTTGTTTTCATTGGATTGCTCCTGGTGTTCATTTTTTGTGGCAGTTCCATGTGCTGTAAAACTTGTCTTTAA
- the LOC128756512 gene encoding uncharacterized protein LOC128756512 isoform X3 — MDSNPMNSDTTSLTTEGRLKEEVMSAPEEEIPELMETESEEGHFDSSPQCHDRQTMEGRGEEQQDEVPMDVDVNTDQGGHGGAGVSTVDHSADVNATLMTPQPPGDEETASCQDDQGGDIPNSTKDFALLQGHQLDNWTSGAEQPGTEHGQKNEPDAETHAEERTEGYDSGETEEKHEDSGAAEREDCWTEDASAENRGRAVVLGEAGLVKADGDEKFETALQITHSEAGEASMSKKLDPSGEVGNTGEKISEENEGGVLHEKEVPTTIDSRTEEMKTPVTRIDVKDHEAEMKLQESSGTPTRSQSSVTTHHPSSLLTQQPFGHKALLEEEPAGDSSIVAQAGSVVTSLTNHEFASVEGRDENVQRNAPHDAIKTQSDQMRETAVKVNEAEETLMQTRGQRTEEKDQAEPTFMIPGLSLQQEKEQHDETSLLGGGRKRKKHPRDSYEAEDQVRTAEPQTHYGLRNQGATCYLNSVLQLLVMTPELRPRLDSEREFDQELQKLFENLEHRVCETRNITRLLGIQSVFQQRDVAECLDDIFQRLSPQASELFRATWRNSTRCLRQHDITNEDLQCWSLTLPLICDENGGYNVKESVRMFLKPKSLSANNKVFCPTCCEKTEATRECELLEAPENLIVLLLRFEFNPDSWFYIKSQCDVLVPTELKMEDCDYTLCGMVDHTGGLRGGHYTTTAGSSQNQTWYQFNDSCVTEVSNPCESKESIRSKHAYLLKYRATSAPQSNSIAIKVPKVDRSIQTSDEGLLKMMILPVVFIGLLLVFIFCGSSMCCKTCL; from the exons ATGGACAGCAATCCAATGAACAGTGACACCACAAGTCTGACCACAGAAGGACGGCTGAAAGAGGAAGTCATGAGTGCTCCAGAGGAAGAAATACCTGAGCTGATGGAAACTGAATCAGAGGAAGGGCATTTTGATTCGTCTCCACAGTGTCATGATAGGCAGACGATGGAGGGAAGAG GAGAGGAACAACAAGATGAAGTACCCATGGACGTTGATGTGAACACAGATCAAGGTGGACATGGTGGAGCTGGTGTCTCGACTGTGGATCATAGTGCAGATGTCAATGCCACTCTGATGACTCCACAACCACCAGGAGATGAAGAGACGGCATCATGCCAGGACGACCAAGGAG GTGACATTCCAAACAGCACGAAAGATTTTGCCCTTCTGCAAGGTCATCAGTTGGACAACTGGACTTCAGGAGCAGAGCAGCCTGGCACAGAACACGGACAGAAGAACGAGCCAGACGCAGAAACACATGCTGAAGAGAGAACAGAAGGCTATGACagtggagagacagaagagaaacatgaagatagtggagctgcagag AGAGAAGACTGCTGGACGGAGGATGCCAGTGCAGAAAACAGAGGCAGGGCTGTGGTGTTGGGAGAAGCTGGTCTGGTGAAGGCCGATGGCGATGAGAAGTTTGAGACAGCACTCCAGATCACCcacagtgaagctggagaggcAAGCATGTCTAAAAAGCTCGATCCGTCAGGCGAAGTGGGAAACACCGGTGAGAAGATCTCAGAAGAGAATGAAGGAG GGGTGTTGCATGAGAAAGAGGTTCCCACCACGATAGACAGCAGGACTGAAGAGATGAAGACTCCAGTGACACGTATCGATGTAAAGGATCATGAGGCAGAGATGAAATTACAAGAGAGCAGTGGGACACCGACCAGATCCCAGtcatctgtgaccacacatcaTCCAAGTTCCCTCCTAACCCAACAACCATTCGGACACAAGGCTCTCCTGGAGGAGGAACCTGCAG GTGACAGCAGTATTGTGGCCCAGGCTGGGAGTGTTGTCACCAGTTTGACCAATCACGAGTTTGCTTCTGTGGAAGGGAGAGATGAGAATGTTCAGAGGAACGCACCACATGATGCGATCAAGACACAGAGCGATCAAATGAGGGAAACAGCTGTGAAAGTCAATGAAGCTGAAGAGACACTGATGCAAACTAGGGGACAGAGAACTGAGGAGAAAGACCAAGCAG AACCCACATTCATGATTCCAGGACTCTCcctgcagcaggagaaggagcagcatGATGAGACTTCACTgctgggaggaggaagaaagagaaagaaacatCCACGTGACTCATACGAAGCAGAGGATCAAGTCAGAA CTGCTGAGCCACAAACACACTATGGTCTGAGGAACCAAGGAGCCACATGTTACCTGAACagtgtcctccagctccttgtcATGACACCCGAACTCAGACCAAG GCTGGATTCTGAGAGAGAGTTTGACCAAGAGCTCCAAAAACTCTTTGAGAACCTTGAGCACAGGGTATGTGAGACAAGGAACATCACCAGGCTTTTGGGAATTCAAAGTG tgTTTCAGCAGCGTGATGTGGCTGAATGCCTGGACGATATTTTCCAACGACTGAGCCCACAAGCCTCTGAG CTCTTCAGAGCAACTTGGAGAAACTCGACAAGATGCCTCAGGCAGCATGACATCACCAATGAGGACCTCCAGTGTTGGTCTTTGACTCTCCCACTGATATGTGATGAAAACGGCGGATACAATGTG AAGGAAAGTGTGAGGATGTTCTTGAAGCCAAAGTCTCTGAGCGCAAACAACAAGGTGTTCTGCCCCACATGCTGTGAGAAAACAGAAGCGACACGA GAGTGTGAGCTGCTGGAAGCTCCAGAGAACTTGATAGTGCTTCTACTCAGATTTGAGTTTAATCCTGACTCCTGGTTCTACATCAAATCCCAATGTGATGTGCTTGTTCCCACTGAATTGAAGATGGAG GACTGCGACTACACACTGTGTGGGATGGTGGATCACACAGGGGGTCTGCGGGGAGGGCATTACACCACCACGGCCGGGTCCAGTCAAAACCAGACCTGGTATCAGTTCAATGACTCGTGTGTCACAGAG GTTTCAAATCCTTGTGAGTCAAAAGAGAGCATCAG ATCCAAACATGCCTACCTTCTGAAGTACCGAG CGACATCAGCTCCACAGAGCAACAGCATTGCCATCAAGG TGCCAAAGGTCGACCGCTCCATTCAGACCAGTGATGAAGGCCTGTTAAAG atGATGATTCTTCCAGTTGTTTTCATTGGATTGCTCCTGGTGTTCATTTTTTGTGGCAGTTCCATGTGCTGTAAAACTTGTCTTTAA
- the LOC128756512 gene encoding uncharacterized protein LOC128756512 isoform X2 codes for MDSNPMNSDTTSLTTEGRLKEEVMSAPEEEIPELMETESEEGHFDSSPQCHDRQTMEGRGEEQQDEVPMDVDVNTDQGGHGGAGVSTVDHSADVNATLMTPQPPGDEETASCQDDQGGDIPNSTKDFALLQGHQLDNWTSGAEQPGTEHGQKNEPDAETHAEERTEGYDSGETEEKHEDSGAAEVDVNTGARDLNEPAAWSLTSTCIHKREDCWTEDASAENRGRAVVLGEAGLVKADGDEKFETALQITHSEAGEASMSKKLDPSGEVGNTGEKISEENEGGVLHEKEVPTTIDSRTEEMKTPVTRIDVKDHEAEMKLQESSGTPTRSQSSVTTHHPSSLLTQQPFGHKALLEEEPAGDSSIVAQAGSVVTSLTNHEFASVEGRDENVQRNAPHDAIKTQSDQMRETAVKVNEAEETLMQTRGQRTEEKDQAEPTFMIPGLSLQQEKEQHDETSLLGGGRKRKKHPRDSYEAEDQVRTAEPQTHYGLRNQGATCYLNSVLQLLVMTPELRPRLDSEREFDQELQKLFENLEHRVCETRNITRLLGIQSVFQQRDVAECLDDIFQRLSPQASELFRATWRNSTRCLRQHDITNEDLQCWSLTLPLICDENGGYNVKESVRMFLKPKSLSANNKVFCPTCCEKTEATRECELLEAPENLIVLLLRFEFNPDSWFYIKSQCDVLVPTELKMEDCDYTLCGMVDHTGGLRGGHYTTTAGSSQNQTWYQFNDSCVTEVSNPCESKESIRSKHAYLLKYRATSAPQSNSIAIKDDDSSSCFHWIAPGVHFLWQFHVL; via the exons ATGGACAGCAATCCAATGAACAGTGACACCACAAGTCTGACCACAGAAGGACGGCTGAAAGAGGAAGTCATGAGTGCTCCAGAGGAAGAAATACCTGAGCTGATGGAAACTGAATCAGAGGAAGGGCATTTTGATTCGTCTCCACAGTGTCATGATAGGCAGACGATGGAGGGAAGAG GAGAGGAACAACAAGATGAAGTACCCATGGACGTTGATGTGAACACAGATCAAGGTGGACATGGTGGAGCTGGTGTCTCGACTGTGGATCATAGTGCAGATGTCAATGCCACTCTGATGACTCCACAACCACCAGGAGATGAAGAGACGGCATCATGCCAGGACGACCAAGGAG GTGACATTCCAAACAGCACGAAAGATTTTGCCCTTCTGCAAGGTCATCAGTTGGACAACTGGACTTCAGGAGCAGAGCAGCCTGGCACAGAACACGGACAGAAGAACGAGCCAGACGCAGAAACACATGCTGAAGAGAGAACAGAAGGCTATGACagtggagagacagaagagaaacatgaagatagtggagctgcagaggtggacgtgaacactggagcaagAGATTTAAATGAACCAGCAGCTTGGTCACTGACATCTACCTGCATCCACAAGAGAGAAGACTGCTGGACGGAGGATGCCAGTGCAGAAAACAGAGGCAGGGCTGTGGTGTTGGGAGAAGCTGGTCTGGTGAAGGCCGATGGCGATGAGAAGTTTGAGACAGCACTCCAGATCACCcacagtgaagctggagaggcAAGCATGTCTAAAAAGCTCGATCCGTCAGGCGAAGTGGGAAACACCGGTGAGAAGATCTCAGAAGAGAATGAAGGAG GGGTGTTGCATGAGAAAGAGGTTCCCACCACGATAGACAGCAGGACTGAAGAGATGAAGACTCCAGTGACACGTATCGATGTAAAGGATCATGAGGCAGAGATGAAATTACAAGAGAGCAGTGGGACACCGACCAGATCCCAGtcatctgtgaccacacatcaTCCAAGTTCCCTCCTAACCCAACAACCATTCGGACACAAGGCTCTCCTGGAGGAGGAACCTGCAG GTGACAGCAGTATTGTGGCCCAGGCTGGGAGTGTTGTCACCAGTTTGACCAATCACGAGTTTGCTTCTGTGGAAGGGAGAGATGAGAATGTTCAGAGGAACGCACCACATGATGCGATCAAGACACAGAGCGATCAAATGAGGGAAACAGCTGTGAAAGTCAATGAAGCTGAAGAGACACTGATGCAAACTAGGGGACAGAGAACTGAGGAGAAAGACCAAGCAG AACCCACATTCATGATTCCAGGACTCTCcctgcagcaggagaaggagcagcatGATGAGACTTCACTgctgggaggaggaagaaagagaaagaaacatCCACGTGACTCATACGAAGCAGAGGATCAAGTCAGAA CTGCTGAGCCACAAACACACTATGGTCTGAGGAACCAAGGAGCCACATGTTACCTGAACagtgtcctccagctccttgtcATGACACCCGAACTCAGACCAAG GCTGGATTCTGAGAGAGAGTTTGACCAAGAGCTCCAAAAACTCTTTGAGAACCTTGAGCACAGGGTATGTGAGACAAGGAACATCACCAGGCTTTTGGGAATTCAAAGTG tgTTTCAGCAGCGTGATGTGGCTGAATGCCTGGACGATATTTTCCAACGACTGAGCCCACAAGCCTCTGAG CTCTTCAGAGCAACTTGGAGAAACTCGACAAGATGCCTCAGGCAGCATGACATCACCAATGAGGACCTCCAGTGTTGGTCTTTGACTCTCCCACTGATATGTGATGAAAACGGCGGATACAATGTG AAGGAAAGTGTGAGGATGTTCTTGAAGCCAAAGTCTCTGAGCGCAAACAACAAGGTGTTCTGCCCCACATGCTGTGAGAAAACAGAAGCGACACGA GAGTGTGAGCTGCTGGAAGCTCCAGAGAACTTGATAGTGCTTCTACTCAGATTTGAGTTTAATCCTGACTCCTGGTTCTACATCAAATCCCAATGTGATGTGCTTGTTCCCACTGAATTGAAGATGGAG GACTGCGACTACACACTGTGTGGGATGGTGGATCACACAGGGGGTCTGCGGGGAGGGCATTACACCACCACGGCCGGGTCCAGTCAAAACCAGACCTGGTATCAGTTCAATGACTCGTGTGTCACAGAG GTTTCAAATCCTTGTGAGTCAAAAGAGAGCATCAG ATCCAAACATGCCTACCTTCTGAAGTACCGAG CGACATCAGCTCCACAGAGCAACAGCATTGCCATCAAGG atGATGATTCTTCCAGTTGTTTTCATTGGATTGCTCCTGGTGTTCATTTTTTGTGGCAGTTCCATGTGCTGTAA